From the genome of Streptacidiphilus sp. PB12-B1b:
TGCGGCGGCGACGCCCGAAGGGGTGCGCCCTCCGTGTGCCACCTCCGTACACATCGCTGTGCGGAGAGAAGTGTTACGCCCGGTTTTCGTGGCGCAGGTCACACTCCTGTCGTAGGCATACCCCGAACAACACTCCTCGACGGGCTCTCATTCCGTCGGTCGCCCGATTCAGTGACACCGGCGGGCCCGGCGGTACGCCCGGTGCGGCGGGCCTGCGGAGACGCGGGAGACCGCCGCCTGAGGTTCAGGGCGGCGGTCTCCTCGGGGGCCGTTCGGGTGTCAGTGCTCGCGCGGCGCCGGGACCACATGGTCGATCTCGGGGTGGACGGTCAGCAGGGCCCGCATGGCTGCCTCGGCGGCGGTGCCGTCGCCGGTGCCCAGGGCGTCCACCAGCCGGGTGTGCAGCCCGACGGACGGCTCGGACGGGCGTTCGCAGGCGGTGATCGGGCCGCCGGAGACATTGAGCGCGGAGCCCACGATGCCCGCCAGGTGCTCCAGCATCCGGTTGCCGGAGAGCTCCAGCAGCAGGGTGTGGAACTCGCTGTCGGCCCGGCTGAAGGTGACCTGGTCGCCCTGGTCGGCGGCGTGGCCCATGATCTCGGTCATGTCGACCATGCGCTGGTGGATCTCGTCCCGCCCGTGGCCGGCGGCGAGCCGGGCGGCCAGCGGCTCAATGGCCCAGCGCAGTTCGAACAGCTCGCGGCGCTGGTCGTCGCGTTGCGGCCCGTAGGCCCGCCACTCGATGATGTCGGGATCCAGCAGGTTCCAGTCGGCGACCGGGCGCACCCGGGTTCCGACGTTGGGCCGCGCGCTGACCAGGCCCTTGGCCTCCAGCACGCGCAGGGATTCGCGGACGACGGTGCGGGACACCTCGAAGCGCTGGCCGATCTCCTCGGGGACGAGGGGTCGGTCGGCGCCCAGGTCACCGGAGACGATCATCTGTCCGAGCTGCTGGACCAGCTGGCCGTGCAGGCCCCTGCCCCGGCTGCCCGGGGTACGGCGCGGCGCGCGGCTGATGTCGGGCTCGGGGCTGTCCCAGCGCGGCGAGGGTCCGGGGGTGCCGCGCTCGGGAAAGGCCCGGTCGGCGGTGCGTTCGCCGACCGGGAATCGGTCCAGCTCGCCGATGCCGGGACGGGGCGTGTCGGACATGCGGGCGGTGGTCATGGGGGGATGCGCAACGGTACTCACATCTCCTTTGTCGGCCTTCGCGCGCCGCGCCTTGAGGACTTTCGTGAAAAGCACACGAAAGGGTGATCGCTCATCCCTGCATAATTGACGTCATTCCGGATGTATCGCCTACAACCGGTCCGCGTCCCGCCGCTGGGCCGTTCAGACCTCTCGGCGGCGCGAGATCAGCAGGGCGTACCCGG
Proteins encoded in this window:
- a CDS encoding FadR/GntR family transcriptional regulator; translated protein: MLFTKVLKARRAKADKGDVSTVAHPPMTTARMSDTPRPGIGELDRFPVGERTADRAFPERGTPGPSPRWDSPEPDISRAPRRTPGSRGRGLHGQLVQQLGQMIVSGDLGADRPLVPEEIGQRFEVSRTVVRESLRVLEAKGLVSARPNVGTRVRPVADWNLLDPDIIEWRAYGPQRDDQRRELFELRWAIEPLAARLAAGHGRDEIHQRMVDMTEIMGHAADQGDQVTFSRADSEFHTLLLELSGNRMLEHLAGIVGSALNVSGGPITACERPSEPSVGLHTRLVDALGTGDGTAAEAAMRALLTVHPEIDHVVPAPREH